The stretch of DNA taaatgtaatataatGTCGGTCGATAGCTTAGGTGTTTAGCTTGACAAAACCTTTTAGCTGGGCCACATATTTTAACATAATTCCGACAGATGACAAATTttcttacttaaaaaaatccccCGAATTTTCTGGGACCCAAGCCCAGTGTCCGAGAACCGCTTTCGATTGTTTCCGTTAACATTAATAATTGAGTGCCCGCTGAATGGGTAATTAGCAGCGGGCCAAATTTAGCAGCCGGAACGACGATAAACAAAACTTGACGTATCAATCAGTGGGCGCAATTGTCGAAGAAAAGTAATAAAAGTCGAGGTGCTTTGATTAGGTTCATTAGCTAGGGTGTATTTTAGTTAACTATTTATCATTTGGTTCATTAGCTAGTACAAGTTGTGGTTGGGATTGTACTCCTCCTTGATGGAGCAGAGGGCGGGGTACTTCGGATTGCTGCCCGATCGGCACTCGGAGGCGGGCTCTCCGGCATTGTAGACCGGAACTCCAATGGCATAGACACTGGCGTAGTTGCAGGCGGTATTGTAGATGTAGAGGAAGGGGTACTGGGGATTGGTGAAGCGCATCATGGCGCAGCCCACATGGGTGTTCCGGTCCAGAACGGTTTCCACAAAGTGTCCATACTTTTCGCTGATCAAAGAAAGCCGAGTTAGTGGGTTAGGTCAGTGGGAGACGGGGGTTCTGGGATGACTTACAGATTCCTGGTGAGCTTGAAGTCGGTGATGTAACTGCTGTCGATCAGCTTGTGTTCCCCGAACCACAAACCCATCGACTGCTCCACCAGATTGGTCACGTTCAATGGCCAGTTGCGCCGGCGATCGACCCCGCAGAGATTCTGACCCAGATTCCGGAACCTGTAGCTATTGTGACAGTCGTCGTGCTCCAGGTAGCAGGTCTTCAGGTTCAGCGTGGCCAGGTACTCCAGCTCATCGTCCCACACCATGGTGGCCATGCGAGTGGCTGGATAATATCCGGGAAGGGATCCCGAGGCAATAAAGTTCCTCCGCTTGTTGTGCTCCTCCACGATCAAATTGCGATAGGGTTTCAGGTCCACCATCGTGGCATCCGGCGAGCAGGTCTCATGGAACTCCTAAAGAATCGAATCTTTCTTAATTCTGTATCGTAAGTAAGACATAAAGTGAGATGATCTTACCCCATTATTGTTACAAGCAATGTGCGCCGTGTTATCCGGACACAATTCCGGATCGCACCAGGACAGAGGTTGGGAGATCGCCGCTCCCAGGATGATCAGCATCAGACAACCGATCGTTAGATTTCTTCCAGACTCCATGTTCATGTGGATCTCACTGAAGGCTCAAGTGCAAGTGCAAGTCCTGACCACCGGCAAGGCGATATTTATaacgaaattttgatttgcaGGTGTTTATTTTCGTGCGGGTGTTTACCAATCCCGATACCAATACCGCCAATCCGACGATCCCGATTCCGATCCCGATCACGATCTCAGTCCGAAAACGAAACCGCAGCTTGAGACAGGTCAAGCGACGTTTTATGaatcatttccattttcggGGGCCGTTGTCTTTGTCTCAATTACAgtctctgtttctgtttttatctCCAAAGAGCGTTCACACCGAGAACGCCAAAGTGCACGACTTCTAGGAAAACTCGAGCAATAAACCCCCGAGAAGCCCCAAAAGGGAAGAGTCTCCACTTTCTTGGCGAGCTTGGGGAGCTTGGCGAGCAGCTTCCCATCCAAAATAAGACTATTTAACTGGATCGTTAATCTCGGAGTCGAGTTAAGTTCAATCCAGAGAAACCTAAGTAGACGCATTTAGTTAAGGTTTGAGCTTTCGTTAGACTGGTTAGTGAAAAATTGGGGTACCTCTGATATACAACAGATCAATAGAACAACTAATCAATCGAAGATGGGTGGGTGTATCCCACAGTTCAGTGACTTTGTTATTCTAGAGTTTCCAGTCTTTGACACTGACATTGACCCAATTGGTTGGCTTAGACAATCaggtattattaaataataatcttcTAGTTTTTTGCTTGTTGCACACGCTAAGCTTCGTATTCATAGACCCCCGGACAGGTTCTCCATCACAAAGGAGAAATCAATAACTTCTGCgcacaaatcaaataaaaatccaaatttgCATATGCTGGGGGGGAACATCTTTATGAGTTGTTGGCCAATAACAAACGAAAGTTCTGTGTGCCAAACCAGTCTCCAAAGACAGCAGCGGACTGGCTTTCTTTGTAGATTCGCATTGTTTATTTTGGTCGAGCTTCGAGCTTGTCTTACAGCACAACCGGTGGGTATACATATAACTCAACTGGGAATATGCAATGCTGGCCGGGTCAGAAGTCAGCGACTGTCTGCCTCTCGCTCGCGATGACGACagtaaattgaaataaattatgcaaagtgTCGGGAATCGATGCGATCATTTATTGGTTTATATTCGATCTAAAGCTTAAGGGTTACTAAATACTCTTGGCAGTTTTACCTGAGTGGCGGGAATCCCCCTGGGATGGCCAACTGTTACCAATTGGGATCGTACACCTCGCGGGTGGAGCACAATCCCGGATAGAAGTGGCTCTTGCCCGTGGTGCAGCGAGATGCCGCATGTCCTGTCTCATAAACAGGAGCTCCCAGGGCGTACAGTGAAGCATAGTTGCAGATGAAGTTGTAGATATACACGGACGGATAGTCGGGCCGTGTGAATCGCATGATGGAGCAGCCTATCGCGAAGTTCTTGTCCACATTCATCTCGGCAAAGTGGCCGTAGTCCTCACTGTTTTAGGTAATAATCATTAGTTTCTAGAAGGATAACCCTAGTTCGAAACTCACAATCGGGAGGTGACTTTGAAGGAGTCGATAAAACTGCTGTCTATTAGATCGTATTCATTGAACCAGAGACCCAGGCACTCCTCCACCAGACTGGTAACGTTCACATAAGGATCCCTGGGACGCCACACGGCACACAGGTTCTGTCCGGAGTTGGCATATCGGTAGGTGTTGTGGCAATCATCGTGGTCCAGTTTGCAGGTTCGGGAATTTAGCATAGACAGGTACTGCAGCTCATCGTCCCACACCTAAGGATATCGCGTGTTAGTGCTAGAAAAATTATCCTTTGACGGAGTTCCTACCATAGTGGCCATTCGTGCGGCCGGATAATATCCTGGCACTCTTCCCAAGGCCAGGAAGTTTCTCCTTTTGTTGTGGGCATGCAGGAAGTCTCCCTTGTGTCGATTTATGTCCACTTGGACTGCATCTGGCTGACAACGTCGGTGAAATTGCTgtgaaaagaattaaaaagaaataagagtTCAGTTAACTAAGTATTgagctttaaaatattcaaagttTTAGTGCGAATATTTGAAAgtctttttatttatgcaaatttattcCCTTAAAAACCCCCGAAAGTTTTTCTTGAAACCTCCCACTGATTATTATTGATTTAGAACGAACTGATGGTTATAAGACAGTTTCATTGTAGAAATGTGCAATTTAAAATGCGATTTCTAATTAAGATATAGACCAAAAACAAGATAATACCATCTGATTAAAGATCTGTGgcgattaaatttaaatataaataaattaagcagACAAAGACCTTGAGCTCTGCAATATCTGCGAAATTCAgcaatttttacaaatattttatcgcTTGTTCCCTAATATGCATGCGATTAATATTCAAGACTTCATTATTtgacttttgatttttataacctCTAATTTATCGATCAAgcgataataattataatttatttttcaaatacttACGCCTGTGGTTCGGCAGGCAATGTGTTTGACTCCATCCGGACACAGAGTGGGATCACACCAGCCGTACTCCTTCGCCAGGACCAACTGCATCATCAGCTGGAAGATGGCCAGGCAGGCAGCTCCACCGATCAGTGCCGACATATTGactattttacttttaaaaattaattcaaaaaagtatctaaaactaatttaagaTCCTCTATCACTGGGGATTTGGCACTTTCAATCAGATTCTGGCCAATAAGCGTGGCCGTCTTTATTGGATGTTTCCGTTTGAATGATCACAGAACCGAGATCGGGGACTAAGTCTTAAACTAAACAAGAGAGCTCGTATGCCAACCGACTTTTATATACAAGTATATCTCTCTCCGGCCGATTCTAATGCCATTTCGCACAGCCCGACTTAGCCAGACCAAGCCTTTCTAACACGTTTAGAAACGAAACGGCCAAGAACAAGTTTGCAcaaaataatgataataaatataaatattaatttgaggGCCAGCCGAGCGGAGGATGAGTGAATCTTCCCGGTCTCGGTCTCCAGCTCTGACTCTCGGTTCCATTTCATCCCGCCTCGGCTTGAGTTTCTAAAATCGTGATTCTAAAATTGGCCAAAATTAAGCAaggaaaaaagaacaaaaaaagaaaaaagagagaggAGAGAGTCTATTGTTGCCACGAGCTGGGATCTATCGATCGATCTATGTGGACAACGATCGGTTGACAGGCCATAAAATGTGCGCGTTTGATGTTAATGCGATCGTTAAGCGGTCTATATGGGCACATATATGCTCgagatgtatttatttttatccagTTGGAAGCTTGGGAAACGGCGGCTATCCATTTCGGGGGGCGTGCAATTAATTGCCCGACTTTTATTGACACATATATCCGACCGGAGCTGGGCAACAACAGCCCATCATTCCGGCTTCAGAACCTATTAGACTAAATTTAGTGGCCTCAGTATGCAAATTTCAACAGCGATTATGCCCGATAAGGCGGCACTTAAGACTGACGCGTGATTTAAGTTGCTTTTCATAGATTTATGGTGGAGAAATTCGAGAAGAAAGGTGAGTCTGTGTGCTGCTAATTGATGGGTTGTAGCATGTGTTTGGGTACCCTAGGAAGTCGATGGATTGGGAAAGTATCGAATCTGTGGGCATTACTAAGTTCCTAACTTTAAATGTATGAGAACTTGGTTCATTATTCATAAGGTTCAGTGTTAATATTCTTGAAATTTGTTTACACTATATTTCATTGTTTCTATATAACACAATGTAAATATTGTTAGTTTTATACACTTTCCTGACGGTAATTACCAAGTGATCAATCTTTATTGGGATGCCGCTAACTTTGTTCCCACagcttaaaaattaagaatcaCAAATTCAGATTACAAGATTAGATAATGGCAATTAATACTCAATACCGATGGCACTGCAACAACTTCCGTCATGAGCAAACACCAGAGTCGAGTAAAATTTTGCATAATTACATCTGATTGCGATGAGGCTTGCAGCGAAATAAATCGCTACAAGTAACTCGGGGAACAAgcgaaatcatttaaaataattaataaaccgTATTGTTCCAGCCCGGCTTGTGCAAGTGCCAAAATTTAAGCAAATCTGATGGATGCCAACCAGTTTCAGCTGACCAAAGccgataaaaaaatataaaaataaataaacaaaaaggtTGCTCTCGACGCCTTTCTGTCTGTGGAAGTGCTAAAGCAAATGACTGCGAAAATCAGAGATTGTGGGAGAGAAATTCTGTATAATATCTAGAAAGCCCTGAGTCCGCACTCCCCCAACATAATTATTCAAATGGCCAATAACTAGGCAATTAATTGCGATTTGATTCTTGTGGGTTTGCTTTTTCTATTCTGACACACGCCATCGCCATTTGAGCCAACGCTGAATACTTGATTGCcaattaaattagtcaaaagCCATAAGAGGGAGAGGAATAGAGATAGAGCAGATAGACCGGGGCAGATATCCATTAATTCACAGTTCATTCAGACATTCATCTCGTGTAAGCCCAAGCAAATCTTCCCAGgcgctttgttttttaatgaccCACTCGACGCTGATTGACAGCTGAGTGGGTGGGGATTGGTTGGGGGAGGTGTCAGCACTTAATAACTAATTTGCGCAGCTAATTAACTGTGACCAAGACatcttaattagcatagtagGTGGGGAGTGGGAGGGACTGCAAGTACGAGACAAGTTGGttacaaattaaatcattttaattaccCAAAGCGtgtcaaaataaaacaatgctAACTGTTAGACTAATCCACACTTTAAATAACTTGCTAATAAACTCAGTTCGTAGAAATCATCTGGAGCGTGTCGAAAAGCCAACAATAATTTAAGTTATTCAACTGAAGACAAAACCGCAAGAACAgctaaagttttatttaagaGGTCGAAAAACGTGGAGACGTATACTAAGATATCTCAAAAAAGTTAACTTAAATTTCTGGTAAAATtccaaattgttaaaaaatactcttagttatacccgttactcgtagagtaaaagggtatactagattcgtgcaaaagtatgtaacaggcagaaggaagcgtttccgaccctataaactatatatattcttgatcaggatcactagccgagtcgatctagccatgtccgtctgtccgtctgtccgtctgtctgtctgtccgtctgtccgtatgaacgctgagatctcggaaactataaaagctagaagattgacactttgcatgcagattctaggagttcctacgcagcgcaagtttgtttcaaaagagtgccacgccccctctaacgcccacaatcccttatatacgattttaaaaatttcaatatttcggaaaagtaaaaatgcagttttatggtgtttatcaatacctatcgaaatgtagaagaaatttttcaaatcggtccattcgttaaaaagttatgcgtgatcaacgttttctatctctatctccatctccctcgcactccctttacctgagtaacgggtatctgatagtcggggcacccgactataacgttctctcttgttttattttcaacaattcaacaaataactttgaaaaataaatggtaattttaatgatttatcTATAAATTTATCTAAAACGTAACATGGTATTattccatatattttttttttcattgtaaagtaggggagagtgggggaatttcgtcagcattttttcaaagctattttttgtccatcttgagacacgttatcatatttctatttttattgttgaatgcggttagcaccaagctttaaaatgtgacattcccctatttttttaattagcttggggatttataaaaaaataaaatgtaaaaccaatatactggggcaatctcgccacacaggggggtaaaatcaccacacaactggggaaatttcgtcacctgaaaaatgtagggaatttaacgcctgtaaaaatttcgtcgagatctaaatgtagcttttgaactgttaaaacacatttaatattatagctaaattatcttggccttctgtgcaaaacaaatgcattggttgtgtctggccgtcttgaaggactaaaacaaaaaaattatatatttttacgacttatggattccgagatattgcaggtgacgaaattgcccctgtgacgaaattcccccactctcccctacttctaaaaatgagttACAACTCTttaagctttatttatttattttgtcattCATTCACAattctcatatttattttttcccccattttgcTGGTGAATCGCTCGAGAATTGCCACCCCGTTTGTGGTCATGGTGAAATATATATCGGATTTGGACGAGTGGCCATGTCGCGATGGTGGCGCCGGCGCCCTGCGCTACTTCTTCTCCATCCTGACCGTCATCGTAGCCCTCTTCATGGCCCGCAGCCTCAACTAACCTATGTAAAAAGTGCACCCGGAATCGGATCGAATGAGCATGTGGCATGGGATTAATGATTGGTCATCGTAGAGATCCGCATCCCCACTTACACACTAATCCCAACAGCCATTAGTCAgtcacacacacccacaaccCACACAAGTAATTATAATACTCCAGCAACAACACAGCATTATCCACCCTAAATAGTGAACTCTGAGGAACTAACTAAGCTACTTGAATTATGTTTGAATTGATTGATAATAAAGTTTGTTATTT from Drosophila takahashii strain IR98-3 E-12201 chromosome 2R, DtakHiC1v2, whole genome shotgun sequence encodes:
- the LOC108064692 gene encoding antigen 5 like allergen Cul n 1 yields the protein MESGRNLTIGCLMLIILGAAISQPLSWCDPELCPDNTAHIACNNNGEFHETCSPDATMVDLKPYRNLIVEEHNKRRNFIASGSLPGYYPATRMATMVWDDELEYLATLNLKTCYLEHDDCHNSYRFRNLGQNLCGVDRRRNWPLNVTNLVEQSMGLWFGEHKLIDSSYITDFKLTRNLEKYGHFVETVLDRNTHVGCAMMRFTNPQYPFLYIYNTACNYASVYAIGVPVYNAGEPASECRSGSNPKYPALCSIKEEYNPNHNLY
- the LOC108064708 gene encoding antigen 5 like allergen Cul n 1; protein product: MSALIGGAACLAIFQLMMQLVLAKEYGWCDPTLCPDGVKHIACRTTGQFHRRCQPDAVQVDINRHKGDFLHAHNKRRNFLALGRVPGYYPAARMATMVWDDELQYLSMLNSRTCKLDHDDCHNTYRYANSGQNLCAVWRPRDPYVNVTSLVEECLGLWFNEYDLIDSSFIDSFKVTSRFEDYGHFAEMNVDKNFAIGCSIMRFTRPDYPSVYIYNFICNYASLYALGAPVYETGHAASRCTTGKSHFYPGLCSTREVYDPNW